The Ancylothrix sp. D3o genome has a window encoding:
- a CDS encoding Mut7-C ubiquitin/RNAse domain-containing protein, which produces MTNVYFRFYDELNDFLPRYQRHGEIAYDLASKAGIKDTIEALGIPHTEVDKIVVNGEEVDLSYIIAGGEKCSIYPAVPGSKEYPEKFVLDVHLGKLANFLRMLGFDTLYRNHADDDELAEISSREERILLSRDRGLFKRSIVVYGYYVRETNPQKQLEEVLRRFNFMDKIQPFRLCINCNTNLEPVAKEKVIDLIPPKARERYDTFSRCPSCSQIFWKGSHYEKMQKFITDLVDKELG; this is translated from the coding sequence ATGACAAATGTTTATTTTCGGTTTTATGATGAGTTAAATGATTTTTTGCCTCGCTATCAACGTCATGGCGAGATAGCTTATGATTTGGCAAGTAAAGCGGGTATTAAGGATACTATAGAAGCTTTGGGTATTCCCCATACCGAAGTTGATAAAATTGTGGTTAATGGGGAAGAAGTGGATTTGAGTTATATTATTGCCGGTGGAGAAAAGTGCAGTATTTATCCTGCGGTACCCGGAAGCAAAGAATATCCAGAAAAATTTGTGCTGGATGTGCATTTAGGAAAATTGGCAAATTTTTTGCGGATGTTGGGGTTTGATACCCTTTACCGCAATCATGCTGATGATGACGAATTGGCAGAAATTTCCAGTCGGGAAGAACGAATTTTATTGAGCCGTGATCGCGGTTTATTTAAACGCTCAATTGTGGTTTATGGGTATTATGTTCGGGAAACTAACCCCCAAAAGCAGTTAGAAGAAGTCTTGCGGCGGTTTAATTTTATGGATAAAATTCAGCCGTTCCGACTGTGTATAAATTGCAATACTAATTTAGAGCCGGTGGCTAAAGAAAAGGTGATTGATTTAATTCCGCCAAAGGCAAGAGAACGTTATGATACTTTTTCTCGGTGTCCGTCTTGCAGCCAGATTTTTTGGAAGGGAAGCCATTATGAAAAAATGCAAAAATTTATTACTGATTTGGTAGATAAGGAGTTGGGTTAA
- the aroF gene encoding 3-deoxy-7-phosphoheptulonate synthase — translation MLTAKLAAKTHAEHQTILKVSQTASIGGEDLLIIGGPCTVESLHQMEQVANHLAHTSVQVLRGGVYKPRTSPYAFQGMGDAGLNILSTITRHHNIPTVTEVMSIGQIEGIVEHAAMLQIGSRNMQNFDLLKAVGSAGKPVILKRGLAATIEEFVMAAEYILAHGNSEVILCERGIRSFDNYTRNVLDLGAVVALKQITHLPVIVDPSHAAGKRELVSALAKAAVAAGADGIMVECHPEPEKSVSDARQALSLEEMAELVESLRPIAAAVGRRVPVAEMNRQLAVA, via the coding sequence ATGTTAACTGCAAAACTCGCTGCTAAAACTCACGCCGAACACCAAACGATCCTCAAAGTCTCCCAAACTGCCAGCATTGGGGGTGAGGATTTATTGATCATTGGTGGCCCTTGTACCGTAGAAAGCTTACACCAAATGGAACAAGTCGCCAACCACCTCGCCCACACATCAGTACAAGTTTTGCGAGGCGGCGTCTACAAACCCCGCACCTCCCCTTACGCTTTCCAAGGCATGGGAGATGCGGGGTTAAATATTTTATCGACTATTACCCGGCACCATAACATCCCCACTGTCACGGAAGTAATGAGCATTGGCCAAATTGAAGGCATTGTCGAACACGCTGCTATGCTACAAATTGGCAGCCGCAATATGCAAAATTTCGATTTACTTAAAGCTGTGGGAAGTGCCGGTAAACCGGTTATTTTGAAACGGGGTTTAGCTGCAACCATTGAAGAATTCGTTATGGCTGCTGAATATATCCTTGCTCATGGCAACTCAGAGGTTATTTTATGTGAGCGTGGTATTCGCAGTTTCGATAATTACACCAGAAATGTACTTGATTTAGGGGCTGTGGTGGCGCTTAAACAAATTACTCATTTGCCGGTGATTGTTGATCCTTCTCATGCTGCGGGTAAACGCGAGTTAGTTAGTGCTTTGGCAAAAGCTGCGGTGGCTGCCGGTGCTGATGGCATTATGGTAGAGTGTCACCCTGAACCAGAAAAGTCTGTTTCTGATGCCAGACAGGCGCTTTCTTTAGAAGAAATGGCCGAATTAGTTGAGAGTTTGCGTCCCATTGCTGCTGCTGTTGGCCGTCGGGTGCCGGTGGCGGAAATGAACCGGCAGTTAGCTGTTGCTTAA
- a CDS encoding thioesterase family protein: MQKFTTQIRVRHYEMDTLGHVNNAIYQHYLEHAAIEHLEHLGFTLERYQQMGGVFVMRRIEIDYLRPAGASDTLLITTWLEKMRGPRAIRRYEIRKQNEEQLLVTAEALWVWVDLKTMRPKPIPNPLIDLFDQLQQTTPEPNLLEELAHSLPPKSTNFPTP; the protein is encoded by the coding sequence ATGCAAAAATTCACTACCCAAATCCGAGTTCGTCACTACGAAATGGACACCCTCGGCCATGTTAATAATGCCATTTATCAACATTACTTAGAACACGCCGCCATCGAACATTTAGAACACCTCGGTTTCACCCTAGAGCGCTACCAGCAAATGGGCGGAGTCTTTGTCATGCGGCGCATTGAAATCGATTATCTACGTCCCGCCGGCGCCAGCGACACGCTTTTAATAACTACTTGGCTCGAAAAAATGCGCGGCCCGCGAGCAATTCGCCGCTATGAAATTCGCAAACAAAACGAAGAACAACTCTTAGTTACTGCCGAGGCTTTATGGGTATGGGTAGACCTCAAAACCATGCGCCCCAAACCCATCCCTAATCCCTTAATAGACTTATTTGATCAATTGCAACAAACCACCCCAGAACCCAATCTTTTAGAAGAATTGGCTCACTCGCTCCCCCCAAAATCAACAAATTTCCCCACCCCTTGA
- a CDS encoding GAF domain-containing protein, with product MAKAFDFDAILYELWHHASLKTAQLLGADRANIFLLDALNYQLVSISPSWQKEGHQENLRAVGGVFDEVIKLKKPVKIGFDFYDDPRSKLAKEEDAKTGYRTYTLLAVPVFNSQGIILGIVEVVNKLNKSEFSESLFPRIDLGGFTKDDESLLTEFLPLLVPVMEKSLGNFSLQNNVLGKNSQQAEILAEEGSFSELMATRKGETIILGGEKASTENNKLLLLLPAIRKISERSFDFDETLQSVMREAKKLANSDRSMVWIVDREKNDLWTKISLAGTFQEIRIPMGAGFAGRVAQTGEPMEMGFDFYDHPDSEAAKQADQQTGYRTCSLLCLPIFNLKGELVGVTHLVNKLRLGNFPPYDPDSWPQAPEAWKASFSSADREVIEALNLQAGIVLENAKNFADFNYQEQLKNDIIRSFAWGVIATNLTGHIRAINPKAKELMGLSDADWLEGRALTDLLEIEEGDLSAYLNTAVTAVGEENRPQTYREKLLVTADKKARKVNVMVQAMGEEPDKKSGVLIVLEEVFAADESIASEGEPKSKKELPKGGKVNITGERKEITVLYSGMRSFTPLLESLEDVEVGELLKEYFNSMSEAVIKYKGTIDKYVGDAIMATFGLPVAQRDHAWSAVQTAIEMRQRLFELNVHRVEEGKQALRMGIGINSDSFFLGNLSTSGRLELTSVGDSLNVGFYLEKASKQYGCDIIISDSTYRLCAERVWARELDSIRVKGKDEPVAIYQLVALRSEELPEEKVQVIEYYSQGRSYYRNREFSQAAEQFSKVLEISSWDIPAAIQLERCQHWLNSPPPAEWDGVWKLTEI from the coding sequence ATGGCGAAAGCCTTTGATTTTGATGCCATTCTTTATGAATTGTGGCATCACGCCAGCTTAAAAACTGCCCAATTGTTAGGAGCAGATCGCGCCAATATTTTTTTATTAGATGCGCTAAATTATCAGCTTGTCTCAATTTCTCCAAGTTGGCAAAAAGAGGGACATCAAGAAAATTTAAGGGCGGTTGGTGGGGTGTTTGATGAGGTGATAAAGTTGAAAAAGCCTGTGAAGATTGGCTTTGATTTTTATGATGATCCTCGCTCAAAATTGGCTAAAGAAGAAGACGCAAAAACTGGCTATCGAACTTATACGTTATTGGCTGTGCCGGTGTTTAACTCCCAAGGGATAATTTTGGGAATTGTGGAAGTGGTTAATAAGCTTAATAAAAGCGAGTTTTCTGAGTCTTTGTTTCCAAGAATAGACCTAGGGGGTTTTACGAAAGACGATGAAAGTTTATTAACTGAATTCTTGCCGCTGTTGGTGCCGGTTATGGAAAAATCTCTGGGAAATTTTTCTCTGCAAAATAATGTCCTAGGAAAAAACAGCCAACAAGCGGAGATTTTAGCGGAGGAGGGGAGTTTTTCGGAATTGATGGCGACGAGAAAGGGTGAAACGATTATCTTGGGTGGGGAGAAAGCAAGCACTGAAAATAATAAGCTGTTGTTGTTGTTACCGGCCATTAGGAAAATTAGCGAAAGAAGTTTTGATTTTGATGAAACGCTGCAAAGCGTGATGAGAGAAGCGAAAAAATTGGCGAATTCTGACCGTAGTATGGTTTGGATCGTTGACCGCGAAAAAAATGATTTGTGGACAAAAATTTCTCTGGCCGGCACTTTTCAAGAAATTCGCATACCAATGGGCGCCGGTTTTGCCGGTCGGGTGGCGCAAACCGGTGAGCCTATGGAGATGGGTTTTGATTTTTATGATCATCCAGATAGTGAAGCCGCTAAACAAGCCGACCAACAAACAGGATACCGGACTTGCAGTTTATTGTGTTTGCCAATTTTTAATTTAAAAGGTGAGTTAGTTGGGGTAACACATTTAGTTAATAAGCTGCGTTTGGGCAATTTTCCGCCCTACGATCCTGACAGTTGGCCACAGGCTCCTGAAGCATGGAAAGCTAGTTTTAGTTCGGCAGATCGAGAAGTGATTGAAGCGTTAAATTTACAAGCTGGAATTGTCTTAGAAAATGCCAAAAACTTCGCTGATTTTAATTATCAAGAACAGCTTAAAAATGATATAATTCGTAGTTTCGCTTGGGGAGTTATTGCCACAAATTTAACAGGCCATATTAGGGCAATTAATCCCAAAGCTAAAGAGTTAATGGGATTGAGCGATGCGGACTGGCTGGAAGGACGCGCTCTTACGGATTTGCTGGAAATTGAAGAGGGGGATTTATCGGCATATTTAAACACAGCAGTTACCGCCGTTGGAGAAGAAAATCGGCCCCAAACTTACCGGGAAAAACTTTTAGTTACTGCGGATAAAAAAGCCCGAAAAGTTAATGTAATGGTGCAGGCAATGGGGGAAGAACCAGACAAAAAAAGCGGGGTTTTGATAGTTTTGGAAGAAGTCTTTGCAGCGGATGAATCCATTGCTTCTGAGGGAGAGCCTAAAAGCAAAAAAGAACTGCCAAAAGGCGGGAAAGTTAACATAACCGGTGAACGCAAAGAAATTACGGTTCTCTATTCAGGAATGCGAAGTTTTACGCCGCTTCTTGAAAGCCTGGAAGATGTGGAAGTTGGCGAACTTCTCAAAGAGTATTTTAACTCGATGAGCGAAGCCGTTATTAAATATAAAGGCACGATTGATAAATATGTTGGGGATGCTATTATGGCAACCTTTGGTTTGCCGGTAGCGCAACGAGATCACGCTTGGAGTGCTGTGCAAACGGCGATAGAAATGCGTCAGCGACTCTTTGAATTAAATGTTCACCGCGTTGAAGAAGGTAAACAAGCTCTGCGGATGGGAATTGGCATTAATTCTGATAGCTTTTTCCTCGGCAATTTAAGCACATCTGGGCGTTTAGAATTAACTTCGGTTGGTGATAGTCTGAATGTGGGGTTTTATTTAGAAAAAGCGAGCAAACAATACGGCTGTGATATTATTATTAGCGACAGCACTTATCGGCTTTGTGCTGAGCGAGTTTGGGCGCGAGAATTGGATAGCATTCGTGTCAAAGGAAAAGATGAGCCGGTGGCAATTTACCAGCTTGTAGCTTTGCGTTCTGAAGAATTGCCGGAAGAAAAAGTGCAAGTCATTGAATACTATTCTCAAGGGCGTTCCTATTATCGAAATAGGGAATTTTCCCAGGCGGCTGAGCAATTTAGCAAGGTTTTAGAAATTTCTAGCTGGGATATTCCCGCCGCGATTCAACTTGAACGCTGTCAACATTGGTTAAATTCGCCGCCGCCGGCAGAATGGGATGGTGTTTGGAAACTTACAGAAATTTAA
- a CDS encoding NACHT domain-containing protein, producing the protein MKIRMQQILEFSAPQFARQNVQTRYQLLWEVQKEVQSRLDQSLHRLIWQKNKLQDHSESTRSWDVEVKIGNLPSERLLPETKLIELFDLPAVAGKLVILGASGAGKTTSLLELTSALAFRAEKDTTQPVPVPLNLCSWHGDCTLFEWLVNEIYIKYGLIPETTALWLKNRQLIPLLDGFSELKTELQKPCLQTINEYLETFQPQHLVVCCGLTEYAAAKTLLSLNAAIYFLPLNETQIQTYLSSLGLQQLWQQFQQDPFLLNWAKTPLFLNIIILAAEEIWLDEWRGRTSPESRCRYLLDAFIRYQLKQEPTQQFYPTGTPPTPEKTKHWLGWLAQCLKRQYLEEFLIEKIQPHWLTVPLHRWLYRFGVAWVVGSIGALSSALSFGPAAGILAGLFFALLGGLCFTIEPAEPINWSWEKALKGVSLGLLLGLGCGLLIALFLSTILQQFSEASFGISRALVGGLIGGLIFGLSQGLNDPEIKTRTVPNQGIWHSASTAAIFTLISGVTFGLSLGIFGGIMSGLGGLGFGILAGLACGGIACIQHLILRGILYAFGYIPWNYAQFLNYANSLGFLQRAGGRYRFVHDMVRANFAAPPLAEIVLRKTSTQIANTVAGHSDYVQAVAISPDGQMVISGSDDRTIKLWKMVAKEGGSTLQPIRTLAGHLGYVRTLAISPDGQLLASGSNDKTIKIWHLGGVGSIPQGTVLFSLNGHNNWVRTVAFSPDGQLLASSGDDKVINIWYLPTGQLLNSYPGHSDYIRSLAFTPDGKYLASASDDATVNVWEINSNGGLKEMPYLTLEGHAGYVRCLAISGNGQFLVSASDDQTITVWQLAKGDLLREPGTAIHLLGGHLAPVWSLAISPDGKTLASCSKDKTIKLWRLYTGELLKTIPLGQAGIFSIVFSSDGRYLIGGSQDKTLKILPVN; encoded by the coding sequence ATGAAAATAAGAATGCAACAAATCCTAGAGTTTTCCGCTCCTCAGTTTGCACGGCAGAACGTTCAAACTCGCTATCAACTTCTTTGGGAAGTTCAAAAAGAGGTGCAAAGCCGGCTCGACCAATCTTTACACCGGCTAATTTGGCAAAAAAATAAGCTGCAAGATCATAGTGAATCTACCCGCAGTTGGGATGTGGAAGTTAAAATCGGCAATTTACCAAGCGAACGATTACTGCCAGAAACAAAACTGATCGAATTATTTGACTTACCGGCAGTAGCAGGAAAATTAGTTATTTTAGGCGCATCAGGTGCCGGCAAAACCACCAGTTTATTAGAATTAACTTCTGCGCTGGCATTTCGCGCTGAAAAGGATACCACTCAGCCGGTGCCGGTGCCGTTGAATCTTTGTTCATGGCATGGCGACTGTACGCTTTTTGAATGGCTTGTTAATGAAATTTATATTAAATACGGCTTAATACCAGAAACCACCGCTTTATGGCTAAAAAATCGCCAACTTATACCTTTGCTAGATGGTTTCAGCGAACTGAAAACCGAACTACAAAAACCTTGCTTACAAACCATTAACGAATATCTGGAAACTTTCCAACCCCAGCATTTAGTAGTTTGCTGCGGTTTAACAGAATATGCCGCCGCTAAAACCCTACTTTCTCTCAACGCAGCTATTTATTTTTTACCCTTAAATGAAACGCAAATTCAAACTTATCTCTCAAGTTTGGGTTTACAGCAATTATGGCAACAGTTTCAACAAGATCCTTTTTTATTAAATTGGGCCAAAACTCCTTTATTTCTCAATATTATCATTTTAGCCGCTGAAGAAATTTGGCTGGATGAATGGCGAGGACGAACTTCGCCAGAGTCACGGTGTCGATATTTACTTGATGCCTTTATTCGCTACCAACTCAAACAAGAACCAACCCAACAATTTTATCCCACCGGCACCCCTCCCACCCCAGAAAAAACAAAACACTGGCTAGGCTGGTTAGCACAGTGCTTAAAACGCCAATATTTAGAAGAATTCTTAATCGAAAAAATCCAACCCCACTGGCTAACAGTTCCTCTCCACCGCTGGCTTTATCGCTTCGGTGTGGCGTGGGTTGTGGGTTCCATTGGGGCGTTATCTTCAGCTTTGAGTTTTGGGCCGGCAGCCGGAATTTTAGCCGGTTTATTTTTTGCCTTGCTGGGAGGATTATGTTTTACAATTGAGCCGGCGGAACCGATAAACTGGTCTTGGGAAAAAGCCCTAAAAGGTGTTAGCCTTGGGCTACTTTTGGGTTTAGGATGCGGTTTATTAATTGCTTTATTTTTATCGACAATTCTACAGCAATTTAGCGAGGCTTCTTTTGGCATCAGCCGGGCGCTGGTTGGGGGGTTAATTGGCGGCCTCATTTTTGGCTTAAGTCAAGGCTTAAATGACCCCGAAATTAAAACTCGAACAGTTCCCAATCAAGGCATCTGGCACTCGGCCTCAACGGCGGCAATTTTTACCCTCATTAGTGGGGTAACATTTGGCTTGAGTTTGGGAATTTTTGGCGGGATAATGAGTGGTTTAGGCGGTCTTGGTTTTGGAATTTTGGCAGGGTTGGCTTGTGGGGGTATTGCCTGTATTCAACATTTAATTTTACGGGGTATTTTATATGCTTTTGGCTATATTCCCTGGAATTATGCACAGTTTTTAAATTATGCAAATTCTCTGGGATTTCTACAGCGGGCCGGTGGCCGTTATCGTTTTGTACATGATATGGTGAGAGCGAATTTTGCTGCGCCTCCTTTGGCAGAAATTGTCTTGCGAAAAACCTCTACACAAATTGCAAATACGGTGGCCGGTCATTCTGATTATGTTCAGGCTGTGGCTATATCCCCAGACGGTCAAATGGTGATTAGTGGCAGTGATGACAGGACAATTAAACTGTGGAAAATGGTGGCAAAAGAGGGGGGTTCAACTCTTCAGCCAATTCGCACTCTTGCCGGTCATTTAGGTTATGTACGGACGCTGGCAATTTCTCCCGATGGGCAGTTATTAGCAAGTGGAAGTAATGATAAAACCATTAAAATTTGGCATTTGGGAGGTGTCGGTAGCATTCCCCAAGGTACCGTTTTATTTTCTCTCAATGGTCACAACAATTGGGTCAGAACTGTTGCATTTAGCCCCGACGGTCAGTTATTAGCAAGCAGCGGCGATGATAAAGTGATTAATATTTGGTATCTGCCCACCGGCCAGTTATTAAATAGTTATCCGGGGCATTCTGATTATATTCGCAGTTTAGCCTTTACTCCAGATGGAAAATATCTCGCTTCAGCAAGTGATGATGCGACGGTAAATGTTTGGGAAATTAACAGCAATGGCGGTTTAAAAGAAATGCCTTACTTAACCCTAGAAGGCCATGCTGGTTATGTTCGGTGTCTGGCTATTTCTGGCAACGGCCAGTTTTTAGTCAGTGCAAGCGATGACCAAACCATCACAGTTTGGCAGTTGGCAAAAGGCGATTTGTTGCGGGAACCCGGAACAGCAATTCATCTTTTAGGAGGTCATTTGGCACCGGTTTGGTCGTTAGCAATTTCTCCCGATGGTAAAACTTTGGCGAGTTGCAGTAAGGATAAAACTATTAAACTTTGGCGGCTTTACACCGGCGAGTTATTAAAAACAATTCCTTTGGGACAAGCGGGGATTTTTTCGATAGTTTTTAGTTCCGATGGCCGGTATTTAATTGGCGGAAGTCAGGATAAAACGCTGAAAATTTTGCCGGTGAATTAA
- a CDS encoding fatty acid desaturase — MTGTTLKPETLAQTRTDSDLKLKHILKTLPRECFKKNQRKAWNAVAINIFLVALGYVGLSVAPWYFLPVLWIFTGTALTGFFVLGHDCGHRSFANRKWVNDLVGHFMFLPLIYPFHGWRLLHNHHHKHTNKLEEDNAWQPWKQDVFAASPMALQIVYRVMRGRLWWLSSIIHWFMLHFNWTKFQGKQREQVRFSALFVIVGAAIGFPLLIATTGFWGFVKFWFVPWLVYHFWMSTFTLVHHTAPNIAFKAPQEWNEALAQLAGTVHCDYPRWVEVLCHDINVHIPHHLSTAIPFYNLRKAHQIIKENWGEYINESRFSWELMKEITDECHLYDPVENYRSFKDFSAAK; from the coding sequence ATGACTGGCACGACTTTAAAACCTGAGACGCTCGCTCAAACCCGCACCGACTCAGACTTGAAATTAAAACATATTTTGAAGACTCTGCCGCGAGAGTGCTTTAAAAAAAATCAGCGGAAAGCTTGGAATGCCGTAGCCATTAATATTTTTTTGGTAGCCCTTGGCTATGTAGGTTTGTCTGTTGCACCTTGGTACTTTTTGCCGGTGCTTTGGATCTTCACCGGCACCGCATTAACTGGCTTTTTTGTTTTAGGACATGATTGTGGCCACCGCTCTTTTGCTAACCGCAAATGGGTAAATGATTTGGTTGGTCATTTCATGTTTTTGCCTTTAATTTATCCGTTTCATGGTTGGCGGCTTTTGCATAACCACCACCACAAACACACGAATAAACTTGAAGAGGATAACGCTTGGCAACCTTGGAAACAAGACGTTTTTGCCGCTTCTCCTATGGCTTTGCAAATCGTTTATCGAGTCATGCGGGGCCGGTTGTGGTGGTTATCTTCGATTATCCACTGGTTCATGCTGCATTTTAACTGGACGAAATTTCAAGGCAAACAGCGCGAACAAGTACGCTTTTCAGCTTTGTTTGTGATTGTTGGGGCAGCGATAGGTTTCCCCCTTTTAATTGCAACCACCGGCTTTTGGGGCTTTGTTAAATTTTGGTTTGTTCCTTGGTTAGTTTACCATTTTTGGATGAGTACGTTTACTTTGGTGCACCACACGGCACCGAATATTGCTTTTAAAGCACCGCAAGAATGGAATGAAGCTTTAGCACAACTGGCCGGCACTGTCCACTGTGATTATCCTCGGTGGGTTGAGGTTCTCTGCCATGATATTAACGTTCATATTCCTCACCATCTTTCAACGGCGATCCCTTTCTATAATTTACGGAAAGCCCACCAGATTATTAAAGAAAATTGGGGGGAATATATCAACGAATCTCGTTTTTCTTGGGAATTGATGAAAGAGATTACTGATGAATGTCATTTGTATGATCCTGTTGAAAATTACCGCTCTTTTAAAGATTTCTCCGCTGCGAAATAA